The Candidatus Woesearchaeota archaeon DNA window TCATGTACCAAGAATCATAGAATAATTTATCCCCTTCTGAATAATCCTCTTCCTTGTCCCTCTCATCTTCCCAGGCCCTCTCCCAGTCATGGCCGTAGGCTGCAATTAGAAGAGCATCAGGGGGGTTCCGCCAAATCGTCCCGACCCATTCGACAACTGCAACTATATGGGGTGGGTCTATTGTGTGCATATTCTGATTATCAGGATCAATGATACTCTCAATACCCTTCTTGTACTCAGGGTCATCATATCTGCTAAGTATGATATCACGGGCAATCTTCACATAGTCAGGCTTGTTCTGATCATAAGGGGTATTCATAACAAGGTGGGATTATCCCAACTTAATAAATATTATACTTATTCTATACCTATTTGCCTATTGCATCATAAATCTGAACATCTGGTATTAAGAATTTGCCCATTGCACAATCAATGATTTTGTTATCACATGTAAAGTTTATAAATTATAGTGGGTAAACTATTTAAATGGCCTATTATAGTGCTAGAATCCATGGGCCTGTAGCTTAGCCTGGAGCTGCGGCATGATGCTGCACGGGCAATGGAGCACTGCTCTTATATGGGCATGTTTCATACAGCTTCTAAGTGAAGCAGTGGTCGTGGGTTCAAATCCCGCCAGGCCCACTTTTTTCAAATAACCCACTCAACATGAATCAAGATGAGATCAATCAAGAAGCTATTCGATGATGAGATCAGGGATATCACAAGCCTCGGAGGCTTCGCCTTCTATGCGATAATCACACTCTCATTCCTGCTTCTTGACCAGCATCTAATGTCGCTTTTCCTTGCCCTCGGTTTCCTGTTTTCACTGGGTGTCACCATCATCATCAGAGCAGTATGGTTCAGGAAAAGACCACAGAAACAGGAGTATTCAGACTGGATAGGGAAGCTTGACGCATCATCATTCCCAAGCCTGCACTCCAACAGGGCGATCTTCCTGATGATAGCCTTGTCGAGATATTTCAATGAGGCATACATGACGATACTGCTTGCAGTCGTTGCTCTCCTGGTCTTATACTCAAGATCTCATATGAAGAAACATCATGTCTCAGATATTGTCGTCGGCGCATTGCTCGGGGCTGCAGAATATTATCTCCTTGTGATGGTATTCTGATCCAGCGGGGCGTAGATGATAATACAGAAAATAGGAATCCGAAGAAATATTAATAGAAAAAAGAAAAAAACATCTGCTCATTTTTTCTTATTGTATGTCTCGAATGCCCTCAAGATCTCAAGCGGCAGAGCGAACACGACAGTATTGCTCTGGTCACTGCTGATGTCATTTATGCTCTGCAGTGTCCTCAAATGGAGAGCACCAGGGACCTTGCCGAGTGTTGCAGCAGCCTTTGCCAGATTATGCGCAGCAATAGCGTCGCCATCTGCCTTGATAATCACTGCTCTCTTCTCCCTCTCTGCCTCTGCCTCCTTGGCCATTGTCCTCTTCATCTGCTCAGGAAGCTCAATATGCTTAAGGTCAACGCTGTTCACCTTGATGCCCCATGGATCTGATGCTTTATCCACAATCATCTGGATCCTCTTGCTGATCTGATCCCTCTGGCTCAGGAGCTCATCAAGCATTACCTCACCGACGACATCCCTCATGGTGGTCTGTGCAAGCTGAGAGACAGCATATCCATAATCCTCCACCTGTATTATCGCATGCTTAGCATCTGAGACTTTGTAATAAAGCACAGCATTGACCCTGACAGAGACATTATCCTTTGTCATGGCATCCTGGTCAGGCACATCAATTGTCCTTATCCTGATATCGACCCTTCTCCAGGTCTGGAATATCGGGATGACAATCCTCCATCCCGGGTTCATGATGCCGGAATACCTGCCAAGAGTGAACTTGACACCTCTCTCGTATTCGTTGACGACCTTGAGGCCTGTCAGAATAAAGATTATAACAACAATCACCAAATATACCCAAATCATAAAAACACCCCCTTTAATGAGCCTGAAAAGCGAGATTCATTTAATAAATGTTACTGTTTCGGATATATGATGTATGAATACACCAGGGGGATGATGGCTGATGCAAGGATCGGCACAAGAATGAGCCAGACAACGTAATCTGGGAAAACCAATGCTGTGAGGATGATGACTGCTGAGATCTTGAACAATATTGCTCCGAGCCTATGGGTCTTATCCCAGACCTTGTCGCTGCTCAGGGTCCATGGGGTCCTGATGCCGATGAACCAGTTGCGCTTTGATTTCTCCAACAAGATACCTGTGAAATAGAAGAGGATTGCCAGGGCAGGGATCATCGCAAGCGTCATGTTGAATTCCTTGCCGAGATTTGCCATTATGGTAAGTGCATAAATATATGCCATGAATATGATCATGAGCAGGATGAATGCATCAAAGTAAGACCTGAACTTCTTGATGTTATTCTTCAAAGGGTCAATCATTGGTAATATAAGAAATAAGATGAAGAGTGCTAAAGAAACAAATGGCATCAGGAACAGGCCCCAGAACTTTGACATGTAACCATTGACTTCGCCTTGGGTATTCCAGTGGGAAGCGACCTGATCAGGCATCTTGGGATAGATAATGATACCCGCGATAAAAGGTATTATTATCATGATAATCATTGCGATGCTTGTCTTTCTCATGGATGGTAATCAATGGTTCTGTGTTAATAAATTTTATGTTCAGAGAAAGCCTGATATGAGTGCAAATATCATCAAAGCAGCGACAGAGCAGAACTCTATCTTCCTGAAGCTCCAGAAAAGCCGGACTATTGCTGAGATGATCCTTCTTGCATCATGGAATGAATTGAGTTTTGAGGTGCTCTGCCCAGTCCTTTTCCTGTACCTTATAGGGATCTCAGATATCCTGAATCCTTTCTCCAATGCTTTTATGGTCATCTCAGTCTCTATTGTGAAGCCCCTGCTCCTGAGGTCCAGGCTTCCTGCCACCTCTCCTGTAAAAATCCTGTAACCCGAGAGAATATCTGATATCCTGCACGGAAAACAGAATCTCATGCACAGGTTAATAATCCTGTTCCCGATAATGTGGAGATAGGAGAAACCTCCTGATCCGAAGCCGAACCTGTTGCCTATGACCATGTCTGCTTTCCCTTCAAGAACCGGCCTGATCAACCCATGTACGTCTCCTGCATGATAAGTGTCATCTGCATCAACCATGACATAAATATCTGCTTCAATTTTTTGCAGAGCATATCTGATGACATTGCCTTTGCCTCTTTTCCTTACACCAAAGACCTGCGCCCCACTTTGGCATGCAAGCTGTGCTGTCATGTCAGCTGAACCATTATCAAACACGCAGATCATTGCCTTTGGTGCATCTCTTCTGAAATCAGCGATGACACTTCTTATTGTCTTCTCTTCATCAAGTGCAGGGATCAGGACAGCGATCCTCCTCTCATCTGCCATGAATCATAATAAAAAGAACATATTTATTATGCTTGTGCAGAAATCAATGGAGTCATTCCATGAATGACAGAAATTCTTCGGCGTCAATGATCAGAAACAGAACAGACCCAATATCTTCTTTTTCTTCGGCTTCTTCTCTGCCTGCTCTGCTTTCTTCACAGTCTTTTTGGCTGATTTCCCCTTTGCTTTCCTGACATTCTTCGGATTCTTCGAATCCTTTTTCTGAGGTTTTGGTGAGATCTTCTGTTTAGGCCTGGAAGCGCTTTTTGCAGCAGCTTTCGGAGATGAGACCGGCTTCGCTTCTGCTGCCTCAAGCTTGAGCTCATTCTCAAGCTCTGAGATATTCTCCTGAAGCCTCTGGATTGTCTTCTCTGATTCCTGCTGTTCCATTATGGCACCGCATTCGGTGCACTTGAAATTGGTCTCAAAAGCCGTGTCAAACGGGACCCTTATGCATATGTTCGGGCACAGATAGAAATTATCCTTATACCTTATCTCTTCCTCGAGCCTCTGCTGGAGCCTTTCCAGCTTCCTCTTCTTCATGTCATTGACGACATTCCTGACCCGATGCAGATTGAGTGTCCAGTATGAGATGTACCACCCTTTCTTCTTGTCTTTCTTCTTATAATAATGAGCAAGATTGACCTCAAAAAGCTTATAGAGCATGTTCCGCAGCTCGTTGATATGCATGTTCATCTTCTCTGCGATTATGAATTCAGAGATGTTCTTGCGGTTCTTCAGATAATCTACAACAGGAAGTGCCTGATCGCCGGCTATCTCGCGGACCGTATTATGCACAAGAGATTTAGTGACCTTCATAGTACTATCATTTAGTAGTAACTTATATATAAACCTTTCTATGTCCAATTTTGTAGTATCAGAATTATTACCCGTAAATATTCTATAATAAGCAAAAATTTATCTTATTTTTGTCAGAAAAGGATAAAAAACTCCTTGAATAAGTGATAAAGAAGATATATTCATTATATCCTCAGGGTGTCTAAATATTTTGAGTTATTGTTAGGCACTAGGTTTATGTTGTTAGGCACTATTGTTAGGCACTATTAAAATGAAAATAACCCAAGAGTATACCCACAATCCCAAAGAGGGAAAAATGCGAGGAACAATAGAAAAAACAGGAAAGATAAGAAAGACAGGCAATAGTGGAGGCATTGGAAAAACAGAGAAGATAGGAAAAATAGTATATCTCTGCCCATACTATGGACAGATTGGTGGGATGCAGAAAGTAGCTCAAGTCATCCATGAAAGAGCAGGCATAGACTCCATGATGATCACATGTGACAGCAAATACCCCGCCAGCAAATCCTGCGAAACCAAATCAAAATCTGTTGTAAATCTAAGATCCTTCAGGATGTTCAGCTCACCGATATGCCCTATGCTTCTTCCAGCGCTTTTCAGGCATGCGAAAAGGAATGATATTCTCCATGTGCATGTAGCGCAAGCTTTTTTTCCAGAGATGGCATGGATCTACAGCAAGATCACAAAGCATCTTTACATAGCCCACTTCCATATAGATGTCAAAAGATCAGGATTTTTCGGGATCATGATAGGGCTCTACAAAAAAATAATATTGCAAAAAGTGCTGGCTGGAGCAGCAAGAATAATAGTGCCGACAGCAGCTTATCAGAGATTCCTTGAGGATCACTACAGAATCCCAAAACAGAAGATAATTGTGATACCGAACGGCACAGACATCTCTGAATTCATGCCAAGCCAGAGAAGAGGGAAGAGATTCCTCTTTGTAGGGAGGCTTGCCCACCAGAAGAACATCCCGCTCCTGCTTGACGCCTTCAAAGAATTCCAGATGATGCGGGAAGGATACAGACTTTCGCTCGTCGGATCAGGACGACTGGAAAGCGAACTAAAAGAGAAAGCAAGAAGAGAAGGCATACAAAATGTGGATTTCAAGGGAGAGATGAAAGGCAAGGAGCTCTGCGATGAATATCATGATGCTGATTATTTCATACTCACATCCCATGCAGAATCATTCGGCATTGTCTGCACAGAAGCAATGGCATCAGGACTGCCGATGGTGCTTGTCAGGCTCCCCGAGCTGGAGGAGGCGACAAAGAGGAATGCATTATTCGCTGAACATGATGCCAAAAGCATCGCTGCTGCCATGATCAGGATCACAGACGACAGAGAACTATGCCGAGGACTTGTAGATAACGGCCTCAGGATAGCATCACAATATGACTGGAGTTCCATCCTGCCAGAATATGAAAAAGAATATGGAAGGCTGCATCAAGAGTTTTTTGAACATCCAAACCAGGCACGATAATTCTCATTCAGCTGGATATGCGCAGCCTGAAGAACGTTCGTATCAATTCCTGACCTGGCAAGCTCTTCCATGCCTGTCATTATGTATCCATGGGTCTCATCATCAAGCACGTCGGGATGATAACAGCCCCAAGTGAGAAGGCCTTGATGGATCCTAGCGATGACATCCACTGGCACTGAACAGACAATTTTCATAGCTGCTTTCTTATAGTCAGGTCTGGTGTAGAAGAAAGCATGGGCGATCTCATGATCAAGGACATCGGGAGAGACTTCCCCATGGGTGCCGATCAGGTAGAAGCGCTTGTCACGCAAAGCCTCAAACTCCCCTAAAAGAAGCTTTTCCTTGTCTGATAAAGGATCAAAACGACCTGCATAGAAAGGGTCAAGTATGTGTGAGGGTATGTTGAATCCGAACCATTGCTCATGATAAGTGAATCTGCCTGTTGCCTTAGCAAGAGGAGAATGCTCCATATACCAATCTGTGAACTCTTCAAGGGAAAAGAATTTACCCCTGAAATGTGCAGAATCATGATGCTCCTGGAATCTCAGGAAAGTGGAAGAGAGCTCATACTGATCAGGAAAACTAAGGTGGAATATATCCCTCAGAATCTCATTGACTTCCATCCAATACCTGATCATTATCGAATATAAAAAATTAATTGAAAAAAATCACTTTTTCTTCTTATCGGCCTTCGGGTTGCACATCGGACAGCATGATGTGCCCAGCATAGCAAGCCCAGCAAGGACAAATGCGACAGTCCACCATCTTATGCCCCACATCGACCAGACCCCCAGGTCAACCAGCAAGAAAAGGACACCAAATATCAATAGAAGCCAGCCACCTAATTTTGCACATTTCTCACAGCACATCATCTCACCTCTTTTAATAAATCTGTACGCTTCTTTTTAATAAATCCATACACTTCTTTTTAATAAATCCATTAATTAACACAACTCCTGAACATTCATCTGTCACAGATAAATACCTGTGCTGGTTTAAAAATGTTATCAGAACCTCATCCCATACCGCAGTCCATGCCGGAAGTCTGCATCACAGGTAGATTTAAATATACAAGCCTAAAAAATGGGATGATGCAAAAAGGGTTTGACACTGAACTGTATCTTGCACAACAGACCAAACGGATCATCGAAAGGGTCAACAGGTTTGAAAAACTGTATCTCGAGTTCGGCGGGAAACTGCTTTATGACTACCATGCGTCCAGGGTTCTCCCTGGCTACAAAGCGACCACCAAGATAGACCTCCTGAAAAAGCTCGGAGAAATAGAGATAATATACTGCGTCGGCGCCAAGGATATCAATAAAGGCAGGATAAGGGGAGACTTCGGGCTGACATATGACAATCAGACCTTAAAAGACATCGCCGACCTTAAGGAGCTCGGTCTTGAGGTATCAGCAGTCGTCATAACAAGATACCAGGGAGAGCATTCAGCTGACAAATTCAAGAGGAGGCTGGAGAACCATGGGATCAGGGCTTATTTCCACACAGAGATTGAAGGATACCCTCATGATATGGACAAAGTGATAAAGGGCTATGAGAGCCAGGAATATGTCCACACAAGACAAAAGCTTATCATCGTGACAGGCGCCGGAGGAGGCTCAGGCAAGATGGCATTCTGCATGAGCCAGATCTACAACGAGAGACGACACGGCATCAAGACAGGCTTCTCCAAGTTCGAATCATTCCCGATATGGAACCTTCCGCTCGACCACCCGATAAATGTCGCATATGAGGCTGCGACAGCAGACCTGCTGGATGTGAACATGATAGACCCATTCCACAAGGAAGCATACGGGATCGATTCTGTAAATTACAACAGGGACATAGAGAACTTCGACATACTGAAATCGATAATGGGCAGGATCACAGGCGCAAAAGATGCATTCGGGTTCAAGTCCCCAACTGATATGGGAGTCAATGCGCTCAAGGAAGGGATAACCGATGAAGAAGTCTGCAAGGAAGCAGCCAGACAGGAGATAATAAGGAGATACTTCAGGTATCACAGAGAGAAGGTCGATGGGATCCAGAGCCAGGACACGCTGGACCAGATGGAGAAGATAATGGCAAAGGTCAATGTGAAGCCGGAAGACAGGCTGGTCGTGATTGCAGCAAGAGAGGCCCAACAAGAGGCAAAGCAGAGCGGCAAGGGGTACAAAGATGTCTATTGCGGGGCAGCAGTACAGCTCGAGGACGGCACAATCGTGAAGGGGAAGAACTCATCCCTCCTCCATGCGGAATCAGCTGCGATAATCAATGCAGTCAAGCACATGGCGAAGATACCGGACAAGATCGACCTCCTGAGCCCTGAAATCATCAAGACGATCTCACACATGAAGAACCATCTCCTCAACAAGAAATCAAGCAGCCTAAATGTCGATGAGACCCTTGTGGCCCTTGCAATAAGCTCAACAACGAACCCCACAGCAAAAGAGGCCCTCATGAGGCTCAAAGAGCTGCGCGGATGCGAGATGCATGTCACTCATATGCCAAAGCATGGAGATGAGGCAGGACTCATGAGGCTCAGCATGAACATCACTACAGACGCCAAGCTTTCCACCCTGTCAGGTTTTGACTGATTCTTTCGGAATAAATTTCGAAATAAATATAAACTATCATCATATGATATCTTCAATGCCGAAGATAAACCATTCAGTAAAGAAAGGGGTGAGTTTTGGACTCACTTCAGGCATTGTAACAACACTGGGCCTGATGGTGGGGCTGAATTCAGGGACCCATGCGCGCAATGTCGTGCTTGGAGGGATCCTCATCATAGCAGTCGCAGATGCGATGTCAGATGCATTCGGGATACATATCTCTGAAGAGGCTGAGTTCCATCACACGCAAAAAGAGATATGGCAATCCACACTGGCCACTTTCATCTCAAAACTGATCCTTGCCTCGACATTTGCAGTGCCGATACTCCTGGCTGACCTGCAGATCGCTGTAATCATGAACATACTGTGGGGCTTCTTCCTGATAATAATCATGAG harbors:
- a CDS encoding phosphatase PAP2 family protein, with protein sequence MRSIKKLFDDEIRDITSLGGFAFYAIITLSFLLLDQHLMSLFLALGFLFSLGVTIIIRAVWFRKRPQKQEYSDWIGKLDASSFPSLHSNRAIFLMIALSRYFNEAYMTILLAVVALLVLYSRSHMKKHHVSDIVVGALLGAAEYYLLVMVF
- a CDS encoding slipin family protein → MIWVYLVIVVIIFILTGLKVVNEYERGVKFTLGRYSGIMNPGWRIVIPIFQTWRRVDIRIRTIDVPDQDAMTKDNVSVRVNAVLYYKVSDAKHAIIQVEDYGYAVSQLAQTTMRDVVGEVMLDELLSQRDQISKRIQMIVDKASDPWGIKVNSVDLKHIELPEQMKRTMAKEAEAEREKRAVIIKADGDAIAAHNLAKAAATLGKVPGALHLRTLQSINDISSDQSNTVVFALPLEILRAFETYNKKK
- a CDS encoding SdpI family protein produces the protein MRKTSIAMIIMIIIPFIAGIIIYPKMPDQVASHWNTQGEVNGYMSKFWGLFLMPFVSLALFILFLILPMIDPLKNNIKKFRSYFDAFILLMIIFMAYIYALTIMANLGKEFNMTLAMIPALAILFYFTGILLEKSKRNWFIGIRTPWTLSSDKVWDKTHRLGAILFKISAVIILTALVFPDYVVWLILVPILASAIIPLVYSYIIYPKQ
- a CDS encoding glycosyltransferase, whose amino-acid sequence is MADERRIAVLIPALDEEKTIRSVIADFRRDAPKAMICVFDNGSADMTAQLACQSGAQVFGVRKRGKGNVIRYALQKIEADIYVMVDADDTYHAGDVHGLIRPVLEGKADMVIGNRFGFGSGGFSYLHIIGNRIINLCMRFCFPCRISDILSGYRIFTGEVAGSLDLRSRGFTIETEMTIKALEKGFRISEIPIRYRKRTGQSTSKLNSFHDARRIISAIVRLFWSFRKIEFCSVAALMIFALISGFL
- a CDS encoding glycosyltransferase family 4 protein; translated protein: MRGTIEKTGKIRKTGNSGGIGKTEKIGKIVYLCPYYGQIGGMQKVAQVIHERAGIDSMMITCDSKYPASKSCETKSKSVVNLRSFRMFSSPICPMLLPALFRHAKRNDILHVHVAQAFFPEMAWIYSKITKHLYIAHFHIDVKRSGFFGIMIGLYKKIILQKVLAGAARIIVPTAAYQRFLEDHYRIPKQKIIVIPNGTDISEFMPSQRRGKRFLFVGRLAHQKNIPLLLDAFKEFQMMREGYRLSLVGSGRLESELKEKARREGIQNVDFKGEMKGKELCDEYHDADYFILTSHAESFGIVCTEAMASGLPMVLVRLPELEEATKRNALFAEHDAKSIAAAMIRITDDRELCRGLVDNGLRIASQYDWSSILPEYEKEYGRLHQEFFEHPNQAR
- a CDS encoding ABC transporter ATP-binding protein, whose protein sequence is MEVNEILRDIFHLSFPDQYELSSTFLRFQEHHDSAHFRGKFFSLEEFTDWYMEHSPLAKATGRFTYHEQWFGFNIPSHILDPFYAGRFDPLSDKEKLLLGEFEALRDKRFYLIGTHGEVSPDVLDHEIAHAFFYTRPDYKKAAMKIVCSVPVDVIARIHQGLLTWGCYHPDVLDDETHGYIMTGMEELARSGIDTNVLQAAHIQLNENYRAWFGCSKNS
- a CDS encoding DUF1846 family protein, which encodes MMQKGFDTELYLAQQTKRIIERVNRFEKLYLEFGGKLLYDYHASRVLPGYKATTKIDLLKKLGEIEIIYCVGAKDINKGRIRGDFGLTYDNQTLKDIADLKELGLEVSAVVITRYQGEHSADKFKRRLENHGIRAYFHTEIEGYPHDMDKVIKGYESQEYVHTRQKLIIVTGAGGGSGKMAFCMSQIYNERRHGIKTGFSKFESFPIWNLPLDHPINVAYEAATADLLDVNMIDPFHKEAYGIDSVNYNRDIENFDILKSIMGRITGAKDAFGFKSPTDMGVNALKEGITDEEVCKEAARQEIIRRYFRYHREKVDGIQSQDTLDQMEKIMAKVNVKPEDRLVVIAAREAQQEAKQSGKGYKDVYCGAAVQLEDGTIVKGKNSSLLHAESAAIINAVKHMAKIPDKIDLLSPEIIKTISHMKNHLLNKKSSSLNVDETLVALAISSTTNPTAKEALMRLKELRGCEMHVTHMPKHGDEAGLMRLSMNITTDAKLSTLSGFD